The following are from one region of the Corylus avellana chromosome ca1, CavTom2PMs-1.0 genome:
- the LOC132177931 gene encoding uncharacterized protein At1g10890-like isoform X2, which yields MRRKSRSISPRHRRSRSPPRRHKSRSPTPRNYKRQRSRSSSLSPIRKSSSSSLGSIERKNASEKLRIEEEEKKRRQQEAELKLIEEETTKRVEEAIRKKVEVSMHSEEIKLELQRRLEEGRKRLNDEVAAQLEKEKEAAIMEARQKEEKARKDKEELERMLEENRRRIEEAQRREALERQQREEERYRELEELQRQKEEAMRRKKQQEEEERLNQIKLLGKNKSRPKLSFAFGSK from the exons ATGAG ACGTAAAAGTCGTTCTATTTCCCCAAGGCACCGCAGAAGTCGTTCGCCTCCAAGACGTCATAAAAGTCGTTCTCCAACTCCAAGAAATTATAAGAGGCAAAGGAGTAGAAGTTCCTCCTTGTCTCCTATTCGTaaatcttcaagttcaagtcttgggTCAATAGAGCGCAAAAATGCAAGTGAAAAATTgagaatagaagaagaagagaagaaaag GCGACAACAGGAAGCAGAATTGAAATTGATAGAAGAAGAGACTACAAAAAGAGTGGAAGAAGCAATTCGTAAGAAAGTCGAAGTGAGCATGCACTCTGAGGAGATTAAGCTGGAATTACAGAGGCGGTTGGAGGAGGGACGGAAGAGACTTAATGATGAAGTTGCAGCTcaacttgagaaagaaaaggaagctgCTATTATGGAGGCAAGACAAAAGGAG GAAAAGGCTCGGAAAGATAAAGAAGAGCTGGAAAGGATGCTGGAGGAGAACAGGAGGAGGATAGAAGAAGCCCAGAGAAGGGAAGCTCTTGAGCGGCAGCAGCGAGAGGAGGAACGGTACCGGGAGCTAGAGGAGCTCCAAAGACAAAAGGAAGAGGCTATGCGAAGAAAGAAACAGCAAGAGGAGGAAGAACGGCTAAACCAGATTAAATTGTTGGGCAAGAACAAATCCCGTCCGAAATTGTCGTTTGCATTTGGCTCGAAGTGA
- the LOC132177931 gene encoding uncharacterized protein At1g10890-like isoform X1: MARDLSRSRSPSYRRRYSPSPVGHRYSRRSRRDRSRSPYSSYSHSRRKSRSISPRHRRSRSPPRRHKSRSPTPRNYKRQRSRSSSLSPIRKSSSSSLGSIERKNASEKLRIEEEEKKRRQQEAELKLIEEETTKRVEEAIRKKVEVSMHSEEIKLELQRRLEEGRKRLNDEVAAQLEKEKEAAIMEARQKEEKARKDKEELERMLEENRRRIEEAQRREALERQQREEERYRELEELQRQKEEAMRRKKQQEEEERLNQIKLLGKNKSRPKLSFAFGSK; this comes from the exons ATGGCCCGGGATTTGTCACGGTCGAGATCACCTTCGTATAGGCGAAGGTATTCGCCATCTCCTGTGGGACATAGGTATAGCAGGAGAAGTCGAAGAGACAGAAGTCGGTCACCGTATTCATCCTATTCTCATAGCAG ACGTAAAAGTCGTTCTATTTCCCCAAGGCACCGCAGAAGTCGTTCGCCTCCAAGACGTCATAAAAGTCGTTCTCCAACTCCAAGAAATTATAAGAGGCAAAGGAGTAGAAGTTCCTCCTTGTCTCCTATTCGTaaatcttcaagttcaagtcttgggTCAATAGAGCGCAAAAATGCAAGTGAAAAATTgagaatagaagaagaagagaagaaaag GCGACAACAGGAAGCAGAATTGAAATTGATAGAAGAAGAGACTACAAAAAGAGTGGAAGAAGCAATTCGTAAGAAAGTCGAAGTGAGCATGCACTCTGAGGAGATTAAGCTGGAATTACAGAGGCGGTTGGAGGAGGGACGGAAGAGACTTAATGATGAAGTTGCAGCTcaacttgagaaagaaaaggaagctgCTATTATGGAGGCAAGACAAAAGGAG GAAAAGGCTCGGAAAGATAAAGAAGAGCTGGAAAGGATGCTGGAGGAGAACAGGAGGAGGATAGAAGAAGCCCAGAGAAGGGAAGCTCTTGAGCGGCAGCAGCGAGAGGAGGAACGGTACCGGGAGCTAGAGGAGCTCCAAAGACAAAAGGAAGAGGCTATGCGAAGAAAGAAACAGCAAGAGGAGGAAGAACGGCTAAACCAGATTAAATTGTTGGGCAAGAACAAATCCCGTCCGAAATTGTCGTTTGCATTTGGCTCGAAGTGA
- the LOC132167357 gene encoding uncharacterized protein LOC132167357 yields MEALIYQFTLLSNQALEDKSFDPSNIEDLMKLFEIESYKSWAAMELEQQKEAEEAESAMQQAEEYLDSAMESAMDEFRRFEEELESMSKAEMNSLVETAENARKMGNSMEKKAAIASKRYMEAAMNSATASMKSAWKGLASKKVHPS; encoded by the coding sequence ATGGAAGCTCTCATCTACCAATTCACCCTCCTTTCAAACCAAGCGTTGGAAGACAAAAGCTTCGATCCATCCAACATCGAAGACCTGATGAAGCTCTTCGAGATCGAATCCTACAAGTCGTGGGCAGCCATGGAGCTGGAGCAGCAAAAAGAAGCCGAAGAAGCCGAGTCGGCCATGCAGCAAGCCGAGGAGTACCTCGACTCGGCCATGGAAAGCGCCATGGACGAGTTCAGACGCTTTGAGGAGGAGCTCGAAAGCATGTCGAAGGCGGAGATGAACAGCCTCGTGGAAACCGCTGAGAATGCTAGAAAGATGGGGAACTCCATGGAGAAGAAGGCGGCCATCGCTTCCAAGAGATATATGGAGGCTGCCATGAATTCTGCTACTGCTTCCATGAAATCTGCTTGGAAGGGACTTGCATCCAAGAAGGTTCACCCTTCTTGA